One Gloeothece verrucosa PCC 7822 DNA window includes the following coding sequences:
- a CDS encoding peptidoglycan-binding protein has product MAHIRKAVMRKSAPAASLTNQSQLKTRRPIPQSTNLNLQQNSTRQPPLNPTQPLRHSLTHIAITNSSSPQKSPHLIQLKIGDGHDLKSARFAGDEVLEGCYDGEKTRYLRNGSTGEAVKKIQQALIDLKYPMPISTQKTGEPDGIYGAETSKTVKQFQTDQALKDKDGIVGKDTIEKLDQLLGTGPSPKPPEPPEPSTQELILQVVENADAATIATLRKDAKFLDSSQSLMTNAQFGKLAALLILVVPDKVVSKTAAKNEAVRILSAQLGGDKAIARRTIDKNIFVVIVPKDTLMTDLSEFSSLKGVKTFDGREWETTRGVGGITIGGKVYTAITEENLLGEDCTATYKGKPVSGFYTKGYSTTSHEFAHTLHLFVLEKADQKIITDAYNARKAIAKTKPDDPDQWVDGREGCYASQTEAEFFAQLSNAYLGTNTGNDPSTGDPRQNTKDWVKTHEPEVFKLLERLYSGATVSNANPRP; this is encoded by the coding sequence ATGGCACATATCCGCAAGGCCGTCATGAGAAAATCAGCACCCGCCGCTAGTTTGACTAACCAGAGCCAACTCAAAACCCGTCGCCCGATTCCTCAATCAACCAATCTAAACCTTCAACAGAATTCTACCCGACAACCTCCATTAAACCCGACACAACCCTTAAGACATAGTTTAACTCATATTGCTATTACTAACTCATCTTCTCCTCAAAAAAGCCCCCATTTAATACAACTGAAAATCGGAGATGGTCACGATTTAAAATCCGCTCGTTTTGCTGGCGATGAAGTATTAGAAGGTTGCTACGATGGAGAAAAAACCCGTTATCTTCGCAATGGTTCTACAGGAGAAGCCGTCAAAAAAATACAACAAGCTTTAATAGATTTAAAATATCCGATGCCTATCTCGACACAAAAAACCGGCGAACCCGATGGCATTTATGGCGCTGAAACCAGCAAAACAGTTAAACAATTTCAAACCGATCAAGCACTAAAAGATAAAGATGGTATCGTGGGAAAAGATACCATAGAAAAACTCGATCAACTCCTCGGTACAGGACCATCCCCAAAACCCCCAGAACCCCCAGAACCCTCTACCCAAGAATTAATTTTACAAGTGGTGGAAAATGCCGACGCTGCAACGATCGCCACGCTACGCAAGGATGCAAAATTCCTCGACAGTAGTCAAAGCCTCATGACTAATGCCCAATTTGGCAAATTAGCGGCACTATTGATCTTGGTAGTACCCGATAAAGTGGTGAGTAAAACGGCGGCTAAAAACGAAGCGGTTCGTATCCTTTCAGCGCAACTCGGAGGCGATAAAGCCATTGCCCGGCGTACCATTGATAAAAACATTTTTGTGGTGATCGTACCCAAAGATACCCTGATGACAGACTTAAGCGAGTTTTCCTCTCTCAAAGGCGTTAAAACTTTTGACGGGAGGGAATGGGAGACTACACGCGGCGTAGGAGGAATAACCATCGGCGGCAAAGTTTATACAGCTATCACAGAAGAAAACTTACTCGGAGAAGATTGTACCGCAACCTACAAAGGTAAACCTGTGAGTGGTTTCTATACGAAAGGTTATTCAACCACTAGCCATGAATTTGCTCACACCCTTCATCTATTTGTTCTTGAAAAAGCCGATCAAAAAATTATTACTGATGCTTATAATGCTCGCAAAGCTATCGCTAAAACTAAACCCGATGATCCTGATCAATGGGTAGATGGAAGAGAAGGTTGTTATGCCTCTCAAACTGAAGCGGAATTTTTTGCTCAATTGAGTAATGCTTATTTAGGAACCAATACCGGCAATGACCCAAGTACAGGAGATCCCAGGCAAAATACTAAAGATTGGGTTAAAACCCATGAACCAGAAGTATTTAAACTGCTTGAGCGGCTTTATAGCGGGGCCACTGTATCTAATGCGAATCCACGCCCCTAA
- a CDS encoding DUF2808 domain-containing protein has protein sequence MSRFFDHMNHHLRVLTILLTSGIVLLNISQTTDILAQDITQQPQPTSYQVPSFFLKSPTLIRSATSAKGPASEANYHFTIQVPSNAGQPLKSVTIIQQLNVEKIRFLPQGSQAFIGQSFHRGTPVAVQGELIENDTDGVKVIFNEPILPGNTVTVVLRAINPLYGGVYQFGVTAFPEGNDQQGLYLGPGRLHFSMPGGSS, from the coding sequence ATGAGCCGCTTTTTTGATCACATGAACCACCATCTCAGAGTGCTAACAATATTATTGACTTCAGGAATTGTACTATTAAATATTTCTCAAACAACGGACATCCTCGCGCAAGATATCACACAACAACCGCAGCCAACAAGTTATCAGGTTCCGTCTTTTTTTCTTAAATCACCAACATTAATCCGTTCTGCAACCAGTGCTAAAGGACCAGCAAGTGAAGCTAATTATCACTTTACAATACAAGTCCCCTCCAATGCCGGACAGCCGCTAAAATCAGTGACCATTATTCAACAACTTAATGTAGAAAAAATTCGCTTTTTACCTCAAGGTAGCCAAGCTTTTATCGGGCAAAGTTTCCATCGGGGAACCCCGGTTGCTGTTCAAGGAGAATTGATTGAAAATGACACAGATGGGGTTAAAGTGATTTTTAATGAACCTATTCTACCCGGCAATACGGTAACAGTGGTTTTAAGGGCAATAAATCCTTTATATGGAGGCGTTTATCAGTTTGGAGTAACAGCTTTCCCTGAAGGCAATGATCAACAGGGGTTATATTTAGGGCCTGGACGATTACATTTTAGTATGCCTGGGGGCAGTAGTTAA
- a CDS encoding GPW/gp25 family protein → MVKRDYLGTGLTFPLQTNVQGGLGLSSDHQDVREAIWIILRTELGERVYRPNFGCRLSELTFAPLNTRTLFLIKLYVQEALEIWEPRIYLDEVTTEPDPILGRVDIRIEYRLKESYQPSSLVYPFYLMAREG, encoded by the coding sequence ATGGTTAAACGGGACTATTTAGGGACAGGGTTAACATTTCCCCTACAGACCAACGTACAAGGGGGACTAGGACTCAGTTCGGATCACCAAGATGTTCGAGAGGCGATCTGGATCATCTTACGCACTGAACTCGGAGAAAGAGTCTATCGCCCAAATTTTGGCTGTCGTCTTTCTGAATTAACCTTTGCTCCCCTCAACACGAGAACCCTATTTTTAATTAAACTATATGTTCAAGAAGCCTTAGAAATCTGGGAACCGAGAATTTATCTCGATGAGGTGACCACCGAACCCGATCCGATCTTAGGTCGAGTGGATATCCGTATAGAGTACCGTCTCAAAGAAAGTTACCAACCCAGTAGCCTAGTCTATCCATTTTATTTAATGGCCAGGGAGGGGTAA
- a CDS encoding putative baseplate assembly protein: MADDDVKFEFLPSLPKDNLDDRTFEDLVAECILRIPRYCPEWTDYNPTDPGITLIELFSWLTDQMLLRFNKVPRRNYITFLELLGIRLQPPASAITELTFYITEPDNFPYRIPANTEVGTERTANEEAIIFSTDRDLLIGKPSIRYFLSARTSEESPRVLRDTVTHQWTRQDNGEWGGSEQTLFDEQPEPGNSFYLVCEPDQPLDGNVLTITFSGLAATPTGIDPDQPPRSWEAWDGQKWQPVLLKEADDLTKGFSFNRLREAGDNPIQAADIVLHLPLSWPVTVFTGYEGRWLRCRFTEPEAGQPGYVNSPRITSLKVNAVGGTVSASHSRVVREELLGNSEGIPGQTFQLANAPILKRRDDEYIIITPLGGIPQNWQEVQDFADSNPEDRHYTIDSLTGKIQFGPLIQEPSRLVKATQDRAGVTPLPVLGNYPIERANTADGPNERQYGSIPPRGAQIRMRQYRSGGGREGNVERQTLTVLKSAIPYITRVVNYQPARGGADAESLQQAVLRVPKMLRTRDRAVTREDFETLTLDAARGSIAQALCIPPTSSGEAGTVTILVVPAANTEEIEQANGLAPEKFELGTELEERIRNYLDERKLLGVQVRLRSASYVGASVQTQIGLEPFYNNSQAQEILRRQLEVILYRFLNPITGGMEGKGWPFGRPVYVSDIIALIQKVPGVRYIGPVLLYEINSTQQGWQRNPEPVPMIDPGDRGLICSWKDRRLRSGHVINFL, translated from the coding sequence ATGGCTGATGATGATGTAAAGTTTGAATTTTTGCCTTCATTACCAAAAGATAATCTTGATGACCGAACCTTTGAAGACTTAGTCGCCGAATGTATCCTAAGAATACCGCGTTATTGCCCCGAATGGACAGATTATAACCCCACTGACCCAGGCATAACCCTCATAGAACTGTTTTCTTGGTTAACAGACCAAATGTTATTGAGGTTTAATAAAGTCCCCAGGCGCAACTATATCACCTTTCTCGAACTCTTAGGCATACGCCTACAACCGCCCGCCAGCGCTATTACAGAATTAACCTTTTATATCACTGAACCGGATAACTTTCCCTATCGCATACCCGCTAATACAGAAGTGGGCACCGAACGCACCGCCAACGAAGAAGCAATAATATTTAGTACAGATCGAGACTTACTCATTGGTAAACCTAGTATCCGTTATTTTTTAAGCGCCCGAACCAGTGAAGAAAGTCCCCGCGTCTTACGAGATACCGTCACTCATCAATGGACGCGACAAGACAACGGAGAATGGGGCGGATCAGAACAAACACTATTTGATGAACAACCCGAACCCGGTAACAGTTTTTATCTCGTCTGCGAACCCGATCAACCCCTCGATGGGAATGTTTTAACCATTACCTTCTCTGGACTTGCCGCCACCCCTACCGGTATCGATCCCGATCAGCCGCCCCGCAGTTGGGAAGCATGGGACGGGCAAAAATGGCAACCGGTTTTACTAAAAGAAGCGGATGACTTGACCAAAGGGTTTAGTTTTAACCGTCTGCGAGAAGCCGGCGACAACCCCATACAAGCGGCTGATATTGTGCTTCATCTCCCCCTAAGCTGGCCGGTTACCGTCTTTACCGGTTATGAGGGGCGCTGGTTACGTTGCCGCTTCACTGAACCCGAAGCCGGACAACCCGGTTATGTCAACTCTCCGCGCATTACCAGTCTAAAAGTCAATGCCGTTGGGGGAACCGTTTCAGCCAGTCATAGCCGCGTAGTTCGAGAAGAATTATTAGGCAACAGCGAAGGCATACCCGGGCAAACTTTTCAATTAGCCAATGCTCCTATTTTAAAACGTCGAGACGATGAATATATTATCATTACCCCTTTAGGCGGCATCCCCCAAAACTGGCAAGAAGTCCAAGACTTCGCCGACTCTAACCCCGAAGACCGTCACTATACGATCGACTCCCTGACCGGTAAAATACAATTTGGCCCCCTCATTCAAGAACCTTCCCGACTCGTCAAAGCCACTCAAGACCGGGCCGGAGTAACCCCCCTACCGGTGCTAGGAAATTACCCGATCGAACGCGCTAATACAGCCGATGGGCCCAATGAGAGGCAATATGGCAGTATTCCCCCAAGAGGGGCCCAAATTCGGATGCGTCAATATCGATCAGGGGGAGGTCGTGAGGGGAACGTTGAACGGCAAACCTTAACAGTGCTAAAATCAGCCATTCCCTATATTACCCGAGTCGTTAATTACCAACCCGCCCGAGGCGGCGCAGATGCAGAGTCTTTACAACAAGCGGTGTTGCGCGTTCCCAAAATGCTGAGAACCCGAGACCGGGCCGTCACACGAGAAGACTTTGAAACTCTCACCCTTGATGCGGCTAGAGGAAGTATTGCCCAAGCGTTATGTATTCCCCCTACTAGCAGTGGAGAAGCGGGTACAGTTACCATTTTAGTAGTTCCGGCAGCCAATACTGAGGAGATCGAACAAGCCAACGGCCTAGCCCCAGAAAAATTCGAGTTAGGGACTGAGTTAGAAGAAAGGATCAGGAATTATTTAGACGAGCGAAAATTATTAGGGGTTCAAGTGCGGCTGAGGTCTGCAAGTTATGTGGGGGCCAGTGTACAAACTCAAATTGGATTAGAACCATTTTATAACAATTCTCAAGCTCAAGAAATCCTCCGTCGTCAACTCGAAGTCATTTTATATCGTTTCCTCAACCCCATTACTGGAGGAATGGAGGGGAAAGGATGGCCCTTTGGCAGACCGGTTTATGTCTCAGATATTATTGCTTTAATTCAAAAAGTCCCAGGAGTCCGTTATATTGGGCCGGTACTGCTGTATGAGATTAATTCTACTCAACAGGGATGGCAACGAAACCCTGAACCTGTCCCGATGATCGATCCAGGAGACAGAGGTTTAATTTGTTCTTGGAAAGATCGCCGCCTTCGTTCCGGTCATGTGATCAATTTTTTGTAA
- a CDS encoding phage tail protein, which yields MTLVRSNSSLKVQLTPMRPLEATLKPQRMGFGDPVDSPTETDLLIYPGETSEMILQIANITQGVIATEIELRGNFPRDWMRIHAEGPSIFPHQQMWCGIYFDVPADFFEGNATWSEGKQPPLDYTCAIYIYYGNPEQTARACEIIEFKAYIRPHSIYLNFLPALYREVDLVGRLLKIFEQTFEPSVWMLEAMWAYLDPLTAPSSLLPFLAHWVGWELIPSLDPKKQRQLIRNAVTLYRWRGTRRGLRFYLHLYTELPLDEDIPEEGQKHICIEEPFGPGFILGESHLGRETVLGGGRCYHFIVRLRQQYRGQIDEALVRQIIEQEKPTWCTYELYIQSS from the coding sequence ATGACCCTAGTTCGTTCTAATTCAAGTTTAAAAGTGCAATTAACCCCCATGCGGCCATTAGAAGCAACCCTCAAGCCGCAACGAATGGGGTTTGGAGATCCGGTTGACTCTCCTACAGAAACGGATTTATTGATCTATCCTGGAGAAACCAGTGAGATGATCTTACAAATTGCTAACATAACTCAAGGAGTGATCGCCACCGAAATTGAACTAAGAGGTAACTTTCCTCGAGACTGGATGAGAATTCATGCAGAAGGGCCTTCTATTTTTCCTCATCAACAAATGTGGTGCGGCATTTATTTTGATGTTCCTGCTGACTTTTTTGAAGGGAATGCAACTTGGAGTGAAGGTAAACAACCCCCTCTAGATTATACCTGTGCTATTTATATCTATTATGGAAACCCTGAACAAACTGCCCGCGCTTGTGAAATTATCGAATTTAAAGCTTATATACGCCCCCACAGCATTTATTTAAACTTTTTACCTGCCCTTTATCGAGAAGTAGACTTAGTCGGGCGCTTGCTGAAAATTTTTGAGCAAACGTTTGAGCCTAGTGTCTGGATGTTAGAGGCCATGTGGGCTTATTTAGACCCCCTCACAGCCCCCTCATCGTTATTACCTTTTCTCGCTCATTGGGTCGGCTGGGAATTAATACCTAGTTTAGACCCAAAAAAACAACGACAACTCATTCGTAATGCTGTGACTTTATATCGTTGGCGAGGAACTCGTCGCGGTCTAAGATTTTATTTGCATCTATACACCGAGTTGCCGCTAGATGAAGATATCCCCGAAGAAGGTCAGAAGCATATCTGCATTGAGGAACCTTTTGGACCTGGGTTTATTTTGGGTGAGTCTCATTTGGGACGAGAAACCGTTTTAGGAGGCGGGCGCTGTTACCATTTTATTGTGCGTTTGCGTCAGCAATATCGAGGACAAATTGATGAAGCTTTGGTGCGCCAAATTATCGAACAAGAAAAACCTACTTGGTGTACCTACGAACTCTATATACAGTCCTCATAA